A stretch of DNA from Salvelinus sp. IW2-2015 linkage group LG20, ASM291031v2, whole genome shotgun sequence:
GGAGAAAATCTCAGGATAGCAACCTTATTAAATTCCCAATGCTGCACACAACAATGACGGAGACTACACACAGCACAGAACCAAGCAGTGGATTTACAAACCACTGCTCAATAAACGCCTTAAAACAGTCTGGGATTGTGTCCCGAACACAGATCAAGCCTAGTCTTGGATTTACTGGTACTTTCAATAGAGAATCTCCATTTAACATGGTTTTTAGTCCACGACAAGGTTTGATCTGTGTCTGGGGAAAAGTACATTCTTGTTTGCTTGACCTCTACCTCTGTAGCTGCTACCCCTTCTCTTAATGTATACACAACAATACGGTTGATGTTCCCATCTTACCTACATGAAagcaatgctttttttttttatagattggCTTATGAAATATCTGGAAGTTAATAAATTCATATTTTAAAGATTTTGATGCTGGAAGTTGCCTTGACAGAATACGAGAGTATTTGCATTGTATTATGGTAGTTGCTGCCAGTGTTAAAGGAAATTAGTGTACATATTCATCTTTTGAAAAATTGCAATTTGTAAATAAAAGTGRAAAAAACATTTTGGTACTTTATTTAAATACAGATTTTGCCAGTAAGAATGCAATTAGCCTTTCCTAWGCACTTTTCAGTAGTTGGGCTACTGCTGAAATGTTATTCACCTGGAGTTAATGTTTGGGACTGACACTTGAAAATATTTCTAATCTCATGACTGGGTAGGGGGCacagtggccttttgtccccagcttAAGGTGGAATGTCAGGGAATTAAGTCGGTGAATGGCCAGAGAAGTGCAAGCCATTTGCTCCAGTCAGAATCTGGGCCTTTGATAAACTGCAACCTTCCCCCTTGGGGTAGGGATGTATGAATTTTGCAAGGCAAAAGTTCTGAAATGTGTGAACCTGATACTCCGAGCATCAAATATTAGCCTTGGTTTCAGCCAAATGTTTAGGAACCAATGTGATAAGTTAGTGATCTGAAGTCAAATGCAGATTACACCGAAGAGCATGTGTAGTCATTCAAGAGAATTGTCTAATGcacatcaagtttgcggacgacactacagtggtaggcttgattgcatacagggaggtgagggccctcggtgtggtgtcaggaaaataacactcaacaaagagggagcacccccctatccacatcgacgtgacagtagtggagagttcctcggtgtacacatcacggacaaactgaattggtccacccacagacagcgttgtggagAAGGCtcagcagcacctcttcaacctcaggaggctgaagaaattcagcttgtcaccaaaagcactcaaacttctacagatgcaactgctccgcccacaaccgtaaggctcgtGAGGTATGTACAAAgcatcaccggggtcaaactaCACCACagaacaaccacccgagccactgcctgttcaccccgctatcatccagaaggtgaggtcagtacaggtgcatcaacgcagggaccgaaaaacagcttctatctcaaggccatcactaacatttagtggccgctgcaacatactgactcaactccagccactttaaacaatgccacttaatatgtaTGTACTCTACTGCATctttgtaatacatgtatcactagccactttatttACCCAACAttactcatgtatatactgtactctataccatctactgcatcttgcctatgccgttctgtaccatcactcatatccttgtgtgtataaggtagtagtggaattgctaggttagattacttaatgcagtaataaccaacgtctgaactagaagcacaagcatttcactacactcgcattaacatctgcatgttacaaataaaatttgaCATGTACCAAAAGTCAGTGGCTTTCATGTTATTCACAATCAATAACTAAATTGTTCTAGAAAACATCCTCCCCAGAGCTAGAGTCTGATACTGTAAACTGAGTAATACATTAATACAAATGAAACTCAAGAATTCAAATGCATTTGGTTTTAATTGAAAGTTGCTTTGTACAAGTTATTTAAGAGAACAGGATTAACAGATTTAGTATTCATCTTCCTCGTCCTCACAGGCGTCCCCAGAGTCTGCCCCCACCTCCTCATAGTCCTTCTCCAGAGCAGCCATATCCTCTCTGGCCTCAGAGAACTCCCCCTCCTCCATGCCCTCACCCACATACCAGTGCACRAAGGCTCTCTTGGCATACATCAGGTCAAACTTGTGGTCCAGACGACTCCAAGCCTCAGCGATGGCTGTGGTGTTACTCAGCATACACACAGCCCTCTGGACCTTRGCCTGGTCTCCTCCAGGAACCACCGTAGGGGGCTGGTAGTTGATACCCACCTTGAACCCAGTGGGACACCAATCCACAAACTGGATGCTGCGCCGGGTCTTGATGCTGGCGATGGCGGCGTTGACGTCTTTGGGAACCACGTCGCCACGGTACAGCAAGCAGCAGGCCATGTACTTGCCGCGTCTGggatcacacttcaccatctggttaGCCGGCTCAAAGCAGGCGTTGGTGATCTCAGGGACAGAGAGCTGCTCGTGGTAGGCCTTTTCTGCTGAGATGATGGGAGCGTAGGTGACCAGGGGAAAGTGGATACGAGGGTAAGGCACAAGGTtggtctggaactctgtcaggtCTACRTTGAGAGCTCCATCGAAGCGCAGRGAGGCTGTGATGGAAGAGACAATCTGRGCGATGAGGCGGTTCAGGTTGGTGTAAGATGGCCGCTCCACTCCCAGGTTACGCTTGCAGATGTCAAAGATGGCCTCGTTGTCCACCATGAAAGAGCAGTCAGAGTGCTCCAGGGTGGTGTGGGTGGTCAGGATAGAGTTGTAGGGCTCCACCACYGCTGTGGACACCTGGGGAGCAGGGTAAACTGAGAACTCTAGTTTAGACTTCTTGCCGTAATCCACAGACAGGCGTTCCATCAACAAGGAAGTAAAGCCAGAGCCGGTCCCGCCTCCAAAACTATGGAAGATAAGGAACCCTTGTAGTCCAGTGCATTGGTCAGCCTGAAGACAGAAGACATGGGATCATTAGTGATTTTAAACTAAACATTCAGCAGTAGAACAATCTTATTTTTTGGGGTTATGATAAAGTTGAGCCAAGCTAACCAGGCAATGGATATATCAATATAAATGATCTAAAATGGATGGTAAACAGCAGTGGCCCTTTAAACATTCAGCAGCAGCTCACCATTTTGCGCATCCTGTCCATGACAGAGTCCACAATCTCCTTGCCGATGGTGTAATGGCCACGAGCGTAGTTATTGGCAGCGTCTTCCTTGCCACTGATGAGTTGTTCAGGGTGATACAGCTGACGGTAGTGGCCRTTCCTAATCTCATCTACAACAAAAtcaatttgtcacatgagccaaatACAACTGGTTTTAAactactgtgaaatgcttgcttatcattttgaaaacataaagTTATTGACAAAGCAACTTTACATTTTCAGTACTATACAAGCGCCACATATTAGGCTCATTGCATAATGAGTAGACTGAATCGTTTGCCATGTCAGGTAGccgtagcctggtctcagatggGTTTGTGTGGTCTtcccaactcctatggtcattcaTTGACAACATAGGAGGAATTGGCATGTTCAACTCAAATTGGTAGCAGCAAAATATCTTTAAGTTCAAAAGGGAAAAACCTACACACACGCTAACATTTAAGTTAGTGTATTTTGTATCAGAGGTCAGAGCAAACAGTTGTGTTTTGGCAACAGCTGTTGTCAGCATTTTGATAGGAATCgatataaacagatctgggaccaggttagggaAAACCATTACTATACAAGAAGCTTGCACTTCCTCACCCACAACAGTAGGCTCCAGATCTAAGAAGATGGCCCTGGGAACATATTTCCCAGCCCCAGTCTCACTGAAGAAGGTGCCAAACGATGAGTCAGTCAATTGAGGAGCAGTGTTCTCGTGGATGGTTCCATCTGGCTGGAAACCATGCTCCAG
This window harbors:
- the LOC111981311 gene encoding tubulin alpha chain → MRECISVHIGQAGVQMGNACWELYCLEHGFQPDGTIHENTAPQLTDSSFGTFFSETGAGKYVPRAIFLDLEPTVVDEIRNGHYRQLYHPEQLISGKEDAANNYARGHYTIGKEIVDSVMDRMRKMADQCTGLQGFLIFHSFGGGTGSGFTSLLMERLSVDYGKKSKLEFSVYPAPQVSTAVVEPYNSILTTHTTLEHSDCSFMVDNEAIFDICKRNLGVERPSYTNLNRLIAQIVSSITASLRFDGALNVDLTEFQTNLVPYPRIHFPLVTYAPIISAEKAYHEQLSVPEITNACFEPANQMVKCDPRRGKYMACCLLYRGDVVPKDVNAAIASIKTRRSIQFVDWCPTGFKVGINYQPPTVVPGGDQAKVQRAVCMLSNTTAIAEAWSRLDHKFDLMYAKRAFVHWYVGEGMEEGEFSEAREDMAALEKDYEEVGADSGDACEDEEDEY